In Lycium ferocissimum isolate CSIRO_LF1 chromosome 3, AGI_CSIRO_Lferr_CH_V1, whole genome shotgun sequence, the genomic window CAAATCTAGTCAGGTACCATGAAGCTTTTTCTACTTCCCTTTGTGTCTTCCTCTTAACTAATATTTCATGGTTGAAAGACTAGTCTGACCAACTAATTGGAACAATTCAGATAACTTGATTTGATGTTTTATTCCTCCCTCTTCCTTGCACGCACCTCCTTTCCTGTACTGATCCCTTCATTTTGCATAAGAATATAAATTGTTCATAAATTCAAAACCACAAGAGAAGTACGGATAGAAAAAGTAATACTCCGTCCCGAAAAGATTGTCCTAAAAAGATTGATACATTTccatatttagaaacaatttaactttataagaTAATTTAcggtcacacaaatatctaaggcttgttttggaccacacatttcaaaagtcttcctctATTTCTGAAACTCCGTGTcaaatcaaactaagacaatctttttgggaagGAGAGAATATTTAtgataaagaggaaaaaaaaacgtTTGTGAAGGTACTAGTTTGGGGTTAACATactaatttttaagaaatttattaaCATTGTTGGGCTAAATCAACCTAAAGATACTCTTAAAATTACAATGATACTGTTGGCTATGGGTCAAATgtgctcaatttttttttcaaaacgaTACCACACTAGTGTTAAGCGAATTCTACACCCTTAAATGTAACGTCTTATGGCGGTTCCTCTCGGCGAAAGCTGAAATGGGCAGGAACACTAAGACTGGGGGGAGGAGGCACAAGAACCAAGACGTAGAGAGTAACCGGAATATGGTGAAGAGGACAGTGCCTCTAACTGCAGAGGCGAAGAAAACCAAAAGTGTGAACGAGGTACAAGGGATTGTTCCGTTTAATTTGACGAAGAATAGGGTAGGGGTTACACCGACAACAAGTCCGATTGGAAGCGCGAGTAATGCAACTGCAATTTCACCACCATCGTGGGCGGAACAAGTAGAAGACGAATCAAAGGAAAATTTAGGTAAAGGATTAGTGGGACCTTCCCTAGTTACCAATCCTGCCCCCTTTGTTTCGACTATGTCTGTGAATACATGGAGTCAGGTGGTTAATTCAACCCCAGTTGTTGATGGGTTTGACCTAAGTACAAGTGAGGAAAATATCCCTAACGTTAAAATAACTATGGAGgatgaaattgatttttggaGCACTGCTGTAATCTGCTACATTTTGGGGTCAAACCCGCCCCAAATTGTAATGGAAGGATACTTTAATCGTATATGGAAGGACAAAGGAATTGATAAGGTAGCTCAGGTGAACAAGGGGGTATTCCTAGTGAGGTTCCACAATGCTGAGGATACCATCAAACCAGTGGAGGAAGGGGGTAGTAATGTTTGATAGGAAACCAATTGTAGTTAAACCATGGAGGCCAGATATAGACGTTACAAAAGAAACAGTGGACAAAATACCAATCTGGATTAGGCTGCCAGGGTTGGACATCAAGTATTGGGGAAAGCAAGCCTTGACAAAAATAGCTGGAACGGTAGGAACTCCACTAAAAGCAGACAAAGCTACCACTTACAAAAATAGAATGACATTTGCTAGAATTCTAGTGGAAATGCAAATCAATCAAGCTTATCCGACAGAGGTAATGTTTGAGAATGAAGTAGGCAAGATTGTTGAGCAAGCACTTGAATACGAATGGAGACCTGTTATGTGTAGTAGATGTAAAAATTTTGGGCATGAAATGAGTGAATGTCGAAGGCAAAAAAGAGATGAAGCATGGCAAGAAAGATTAAGGAAAACACAGCAAGAAAATAAACCATGGCCTGCAAATACATAAGAGGGCCAAACCCAAGAGGGGCAAACTCAAAACAAGCAGGTACCTGTTGGGACTGAAAAGAATAGTCCAGGGAAACAGCAGCAGAAAGCACAAGAGGTGAATAGAGCTAGAGGGCAGTTAAACCCCTCAAAATCCAATTCATTTGCAGTACTGGGACAACAGAGGGAACAAGTGGTTACAGGTAGCAAGGAACCTAGTGAGACAGGAAATATTGACAAGCAAGGTATAGGCCCTGGGCATGAGAGGGGTGGGGATCCCTACCCCCCTAATGGAAGGAATTGGATTCTGGAATGTCAGGGGATTGAACAAGACTACAAAGCAAAGAGAAATGCAGTTGTTTATGCATAACTCTAAGCTAGGCCTGTTTGGTCTCCTGGAAACAAAGATTAAGAGATCAAATGCCTACAAAGCAACTCTTAATCTTTGTTCAGGGTGTTCCTTCACAACAAACCTTGCAGCTCATCCTGGGGGCAGGATTTGGATGGTATGGAAACCACATATTTTTGTAGTTAATATAAGTGTAGTAACAGCACAAGTAGTGCATTGTGAAATCCAACACAAAGGGACAGGTAGGAGATTTTGGCTAACCTTGGTATATGGATTCAATGATCAAGGTCTCAGGAGGGATCTTTAGAAGGAAATAGAGGATATACAGAGAAGTATACAAGGAGCATAGGTTATCATGGGTCATTTCAACTGTGTTCTAAATGTGGGAGATAGGATTGGAAGCCCAGTAAGGTTGGCTGAGATAAAGGAATATAGGCAGTGTATAGGGGTGTGTGAAATGCAGGACCTAAAGTCCTCTGGTTCATTCTATACATGGACTAATAGGCAGAGTGGCATTGATAGAGTATACAACAAAATAGATAGAGTTCTAGTCAACAATGAATGGCATATGGATCTCCCAGCCTCAGAGGTGAATTTCATGAATGGGGGATTATATGATCATTGCCCAGCTATAATTAACTGGGCTGATGGGGTGCAACCTAGAAGCTGACCCTTTAAATACTATAATATGTGGAGCTTAGCAGCAGAATTTAAGGATAGGGTGAAAGCTAGTTGGATGCCAAGTATAAAGGGGAGGAAAATGTTCCAGGTAATTGGCAAACTGAACAGACTAAAGAAAGTACTATACAAGCTAAATAAGGAGCAATTTAGTGATGTGGAAAAGCAAGCACAACAAGCGTGGGAATTACTGATGCAGGCTCAGACTAAAATGCAATCTGATCCTATGAACCATGGTCTCATAGAAGATGAAAGAAGACTAGCAACAGCATACCACCTGAAGAAGCAACCAAGTGAAGCTTTTCTGAGACAAAAATGCAAGACCAGGTGGCTGCAAGAGGGAGACCTAAACACAAGGTTCTTCCACAGTATAATCAGGGCCAAGAGAAATGTCAATAGAATATTCACAATCACAGATGAGCAAGGAAAACAATACACTGATATGGAGGGCATTGCTAGAGCCTTCCTTGAGTACTACAAGGGGCTGTTAGGGCAGAGCACAATAGAAAGGGAGCCAATTAGTAGGGACATTATTTCAATGGGACCAGTGGTCAACAAAGAGCAAAGGGAAATGCTGACTCAAGAATTCACTGCACAGGAGGTGAAGAAAGCATTATGGCGAGAGGGATAAATCTCCAGGGCCAGATGGGTACATTAGTAAATTTTATAAGGATGCTTGGGAGATAGTAGGAACAAAAATCACTGAGAGTATCCTTGAATTTTTCACAACAGGGAAAATGACCAAGGGCCTCAATGCAACTGTAATAACTCTTATTCCAAAAGGTACTCATGCAGCAACAGTAGGAGACTACAGGCCCATATCCTGTTGTAATACACTGTACAAAGTAACATCCAAAATGCTATGCAGTAGAATGAAAAGTGTCCTACCTACTATAATATCTGAAAACCAGAGTGCTTTTGTGAAAGAAAGGTCCATTGTCCAAAACATCTTAATATGTCAAGATTTAGTCAGACTCTACAACAGGAAAGCTGCAATAAAGAGTTGTTTGATAAAAATTGATCTTAGGAAAGCATATGATACTGTTGAATGGGATTTTGTAAAAGAAATTCTATATGGACTAAATGGTGGATTATATGGGATCATGGAGTGCCTCACCACTACCAGATTTTCAATTGCTATAAATGGTGGATTATGTGGGGATATAGAGGGCAAGAGAGGGTTGAGACAGGGCGATCCTGTATCCCCATTCTTTGTTTGTAGTCTGCATGGAGTACTTTACAAGAATCATGAGGTGGGTAGCAAATCAGCAGGGGTTTGCCTATCATACTAAGTGCAGGAGTCTGGCCTTAACCCATCTATGCTTTGCAGATGATCTGCTTATCTTTTAGCAAAGGAGAATTTTCTTCAATACTGCTAATGCTAAG contains:
- the LOC132048856 gene encoding uncharacterized protein LOC132048856 codes for the protein MTKGLNATVITLIPKGTHAATVGDYRPISCCNTLYKVTSKMLCSRMKSVLPTIISENQSAFVKERSIVQNILICQDLVRLYNRKAAIKSCLIKIDLRKAYDTVEWDFVKEILYGLNGGLYGIMECLTTTRFSIAINGGLCGDIEGKRGLRQGDPVSPFFVCSLHGVLYKNHEMICLSFSKGEFSSILLMLRGLKSFSISSGLTTNASKSNIFHANMDSRSLDEISEITRYERGRIPFRVQLVNSVLMHIHSYWSSIFILPKSVLKQMTTLCRNFLWAGQENTNKTPLIAWDLVCRSKKEGGLGVIDCITWNEATVAKSIGNIADKADTLWGERSQNFIYGLKNVFRVMHATEIEMAKLATYQLQDVAHI